In the Sorghum bicolor cultivar BTx623 chromosome 4, Sorghum_bicolor_NCBIv3, whole genome shotgun sequence genome, ATGCATATCTCGTTTGCTGCGATTCTAgctagcttgattatttgtttttAATATCTGTCTCTAGTATATGTCAACATAAGCATGCAGCTGATCTCTCCATGCACTGCACCTTGATGGATTATATTGCGATGCAAAATGCATGACATGCATGTGATCACGCGATGGTTCTTATGCGCGCTACTGCCCGCTTGCAGGCTGCATGCTCCGGACAAAGAAGCAGTACATCTACGGGACCGTGTCAACCCTCATCCAGCTCGTCCCAGGCAACTCGGCCGGCACTGTCACCACATACTACgtaagtactagtagtagtctaCTTTAAACTGTAGTCTCACTCTCATATAATCCATGATTTATTACCTCATGATGATGTTGATGATGATCAATCTGCTATATATAAATTAAACAAAAATTATTCAGGCATCCTCTGTTGGCGACAACCATGACGAGATCGACTTTGAGTTCCTGGGCAACGTGAGCGGCCAACCATACACCTTCCACACCAACATCTACACCAATGGCGTCGGCAACAAGGAGATTCAGTTCAAGCCCTGGTTCGACCCCACCACCGGCTaccacaactacaccatctcatGGAGCCCCTGCATGATCGTGTAAGCTAGCTACCTATACCTACTGCACGTATCGCCTTGTTCGTTTGGACAGTCGAATTAGAATAAATCAGTCAGCGGTACTTTCTTCCATGCATGGTTTATTTGAGTatgagctatatatatatatgacctagAAAAACAAAATTGACACGAAATATGCACACCCATGCAGGTGGTACGTTGACAGCATCCCCATCCGTGTGTTCCGCAACTACCAGGAGAGCTACGGCGTGGCGTACCCGACGAGCCGGCCCATGTACGCCTACTCCAGCATCTGGGCGGCGGAGGATTGGGCCACGCAGGGCGGCCGCGTCAAGACGGACTGGTCCAAGGCGCCCTTCGTCGCCAACTACCAGAACATCCACCTCGACGTCTGtgagtgcggcggcggcggcggcggctgcagtATCAACTGCCCGGCAGCGGCTGCGAAGCCGAACAACGGGGCGTGCCAGCTGAGCCCCGACCAGCGGGAGCTGATGCAGAGCCGGCAGAGAAACTACACCATCTACGACTACTGCGTCGACTCCAAGAGGTGGACCAACGGCATCAAGCCAACCGAGTGCAGCCTGCCACAATACTGATGATCCCATTACTCAGTcgctatacatatatataccttCCCGTGTCTTTTTGGGCCGGCCGTGACACCAGGAAGGACAGTGTGGtccgttattattattatacaaGTATatgtttctttgtttatttcttACACATACATGGAATGAAACTTCATtttgggggtgtttagttccaaaagaaaataaaatgcaaAATACCAACTACTTTGAAATGATGAAATataaaatgccaaaattttcagagtcatgtttagtttcatccaaaatgcagaatttattgccctcaTGAGGGCCTCATGAgactttttgggtttttttttgtctcttgaggccaaaatccaaaatggagaataatCACCTTTTTatcaaaaattttgcatggtatttagttctattttgcaaaaatgatGAATCAAAacacaaatttttttggaatttgAGGGGAATTAAACACCCCCCTTTGATGCTTCTTTGTTTAACACACTACAATACAAATCTTATCCACGATGGGGATGGGCATCTTATCCACGACGGGGAAAATCGGTTAACAGACCTAGACAAAACATCCACTTttgctaagggcctgtttggttatgGGTGGTAAATTTTACcacttgtcacatcgaatgtttggacacatgtataaatTACTAAATGTagattatttacgaaactaattaAAAACATGGCTAgtgagtaatttgcgagacgaatcttttgagcctaattagttcataattggacattaattaccaaataaaatgaAATACTATAGTATTCGTAAAACTTTAACAACCCAAACCAAACACTTCCTAAAAGAGCTGTGTTAATGCGGTTTTACGGAACTCAATTCCACTCTAGGGTTCTTTTCAGTCAGAATGAACTCAGCCAATGATTGGCTGCTACATTCGCCCAGTCCCCCTGCTCACCCTGACGTCACTGCTGACACGGATGAGAAaagcaaaatatttatttgaaaATGCTATAACTTCTAAACCGTGTatcaattttaaattttatcTGCACCGGTGTTC is a window encoding:
- the LOC8060392 gene encoding xyloglucan endotransglucosylase/hydrolase protein 24 — its product is MVRLRALLLVAVAAAVAGLAAANFRDDCDIPWEPQNAKFTSDGNGLSMSLVSNSSGCMLRTKKQYIYGTVSTLIQLVPGNSAGTVTTYYASSVGDNHDEIDFEFLGNVSGQPYTFHTNIYTNGVGNKEIQFKPWFDPTTGYHNYTISWSPCMIVWYVDSIPIRVFRNYQESYGVAYPTSRPMYAYSSIWAAEDWATQGGRVKTDWSKAPFVANYQNIHLDVCECGGGGGGCSINCPAAAAKPNNGACQLSPDQRELMQSRQRNYTIYDYCVDSKRWTNGIKPTECSLPQY